From a single Gracilimonas sp. genomic region:
- a CDS encoding ImmA/IrrE family metallo-endopeptidase → MKHGFKKRANRISKKARLKLGLQVKDYLNPNVLAEAMKAQIIDPANLNIPSESLDTLLNHREDEWSALGAHINGNPTIFINSSHPKTRIEASIMHELAHFILKHEPMGAVNYFGLPLTRFDKEQEEEAEFLGGCLQIPEECLFPLFAFEKYNLQKLAEHFHCSKQVARMRYNQEGIRYRVNAYKKKYKQSKN, encoded by the coding sequence ATGAAACATGGCTTCAAGAAAAGAGCAAACCGAATATCAAAAAAGGCCAGACTTAAACTGGGCCTACAAGTAAAAGACTATCTTAATCCAAACGTTTTAGCAGAGGCAATGAAAGCCCAAATTATAGACCCTGCAAATCTAAATATACCTTCAGAATCTTTAGATACTTTACTTAATCATAGAGAGGATGAGTGGTCGGCTCTCGGGGCTCATATTAATGGAAATCCAACGATCTTTATTAACTCATCACATCCCAAAACAAGGATTGAAGCTAGTATCATGCACGAATTAGCTCATTTCATCTTAAAACATGAACCAATGGGTGCTGTTAATTATTTTGGTTTACCATTAACTCGGTTTGATAAAGAGCAAGAAGAGGAAGCTGAATTTTTAGGAGGGTGCTTACAAATTCCAGAAGAGTGTCTGTTCCCTTTATTTGCTTTCGAAAAATATAATCTTCAAAAACTTGCAGAACATTTTCACTGCTCAAAGCAAGTTGCTCGTATGAGATATAATCAAGAAGGAATTCGCTACCGAGTCAATGCCTATAAAAAAAAGTACAAGCAGTCTAAAAATTAG
- a CDS encoding mobile mystery protein B yields MFDYPEGATPIDEDEKEGLLIPHISTREELNEWEQRNIIDAYSWLDRTRRKDYLSEEFIRKLHEEMFGKVWAWAGDYRQTDKNIGVDWAQIPIHFRQLLDDVRYWIDHETYSPDEIATRFHHRLVQIHLFPNGNGRHARVMTDVLLEKALDQGPFSWGSGSLLEEGDVRTAYIQALRSADVHNYESLLDFVRK; encoded by the coding sequence ATGTTTGATTATCCAGAAGGAGCAACTCCAATTGATGAGGATGAGAAGGAAGGACTTCTCATTCCTCATATCAGTACACGGGAAGAACTCAATGAATGGGAGCAAAGGAATATTATCGATGCCTACAGTTGGTTAGATCGTACACGGCGAAAAGATTATCTGAGTGAAGAGTTCATTCGAAAGCTTCATGAAGAGATGTTTGGTAAGGTTTGGGCTTGGGCAGGTGACTATCGCCAAACGGATAAAAATATCGGTGTAGATTGGGCGCAAATTCCAATACATTTTCGACAATTGTTGGACGATGTCCGGTACTGGATAGATCATGAAACCTATTCACCAGATGAAATTGCAACACGTTTTCATCACAGGCTTGTACAAATTCATTTATTCCCGAATGGTAACGGTCGGCATGCACGAGTAATGACAGATGTCTTACTTGAAAAAGCACTTGATCAAGGGCCATTTAGTTGGGGATCAGGGAGTTTGTTAGAAGAAGGGGATGTAAGGACAGCTTATATACAAGCTCTCAGATCTGCTGATGTGCACAACTATGAATCATTGTTAGATTTTGTAAGAAAATAA
- a CDS encoding DUF3892 domain-containing protein, with protein MADRRVTKSGKDSDGDITSLCNPGQYWSPKGKSSAINEIENNTHTYYVQDSYGRRADIHVVNGVNGKYLRTDPNSSCTDNLDNIPDC; from the coding sequence ATGGCAGACCGAAGAGTCACAAAGTCCGGAAAAGATAGTGATGGTGACATCACGTCTCTATGTAATCCAGGTCAATACTGGAGTCCAAAAGGTAAATCTTCAGCTATAAATGAGATCGAGAACAATACGCACACCTATTATGTACAGGATTCGTATGGTCGACGTGCTGATATCCATGTCGTAAACGGCGTAAATGGAAAATATCTACGCACAGATCCGAATAGCTCTTGCACCGATAATTTAGATAATATTCCAGATTGCTAG
- the lat gene encoding L-lysine 6-transaminase, producing the protein MRDSMTITPDQVRSILSKHMLTDGYEMVLDLEESEGPYLYDSKSGKRYLDFFTFFASNPLGMNHPKLAQDEDFIAKLGRVAINKPSNSDIYTQDMAEFMESFDRVGIPDYMPYSFFISGGALAVENAMKVAFDWKVQKNFEKGYREEKGHKVLHFEKAFHGRSGYTLSVTNTVPNKVKYFPKFDWPRVVSPAMTFPATKENIQETAQQEELAIAQAERYFEQFKDDIACILIEPIQGEGGDRHFRLEFHQALRDLADKHEALLIYDEVQTGVGMTGKFWAHEHYVKPDILAFGKKAQVCGILAGNRVDEVKTNCFHVSSRINSTWGGNLVDMVRFGRILDIIEEEKLVENASKVGNYLQTRLEALADNHEYFTNPRGKGLFCAIDLPDGHSRDAVIKECVSNGLMILSCGPNTVRFRPPLTITEDQIDEGLDILEKAYKTSLDKCPVAD; encoded by the coding sequence ATGCGAGATAGTATGACAATTACCCCCGATCAGGTTCGATCGATATTAAGTAAGCATATGCTTACAGACGGATATGAAATGGTCCTGGACCTCGAAGAAAGTGAAGGTCCTTATTTATACGATTCAAAGTCAGGTAAACGCTATCTGGATTTTTTCACTTTCTTTGCTTCAAACCCTCTGGGTATGAATCATCCCAAGCTAGCGCAGGATGAAGATTTTATAGCTAAACTAGGCCGTGTGGCTATCAATAAACCTTCTAACTCAGATATCTACACACAAGACATGGCTGAGTTTATGGAATCATTCGATCGTGTAGGAATTCCTGATTACATGCCCTATTCTTTTTTCATCTCAGGAGGTGCACTTGCTGTTGAAAACGCCATGAAAGTAGCCTTTGACTGGAAGGTGCAGAAAAACTTTGAGAAGGGTTACAGAGAAGAAAAGGGCCACAAAGTTCTGCATTTTGAAAAAGCTTTTCATGGGCGTTCTGGCTATACCTTATCCGTGACAAATACAGTTCCTAATAAAGTAAAGTACTTCCCGAAATTTGACTGGCCGCGAGTTGTTAGTCCGGCCATGACTTTTCCAGCTACTAAAGAAAATATTCAGGAAACAGCGCAACAGGAAGAATTAGCTATTGCTCAAGCCGAAAGATATTTCGAGCAGTTTAAAGATGACATTGCCTGTATTTTAATTGAACCCATTCAGGGTGAAGGTGGTGACCGACACTTCCGCCTTGAGTTTCATCAGGCACTAAGAGATTTAGCTGATAAACATGAGGCCCTTCTTATTTATGATGAAGTTCAAACCGGAGTAGGAATGACGGGAAAGTTCTGGGCTCATGAACACTATGTTAAACCAGATATTTTAGCCTTTGGAAAAAAAGCTCAGGTTTGTGGTATTTTGGCTGGCAATCGTGTAGACGAGGTTAAAACGAATTGTTTCCATGTTTCATCCCGGATTAACTCAACATGGGGTGGTAATCTGGTTGATATGGTTCGGTTCGGTCGAATTCTGGATATTATTGAAGAAGAAAAACTAGTCGAAAATGCCTCTAAAGTCGGGAATTACCTTCAAACCAGATTGGAGGCTTTAGCCGATAATCACGAATATTTTACCAATCCACGAGGCAAGGGCTTGTTTTGCGCTATTGATTTACCCGATGGGCATTCCCGTGATGCCGTAATTAAAGAATGCGTTAGTAACGGACTGATGATACTCTCTTGTGGGCCAAACACCGTCCGTTTCCGACCACCTCTTACTATTACGGAAGATCAGATTGATGAAGGACTGGATATTCTTGAAAAGGCATATAAAACATCTTTAGATAAATGTCCGGTTGCTGATTAA
- the rocD gene encoding ornithine--oxo-acid transaminase, protein MIDSKKAIELENKYGAHNYHPLPVVLSKGKGVHLWDPEGNQYYDFLSAYSAVNQGHSHPDILKALTEQANTLSLTSRAFYNNVLGEYEKYVTEYFGFDKVLPMNTGAEGVETAIKICRKWAYEKKGIPEEEAQIIVLENNFHGRTTTVISFSNDPDARKNFGPYTPGFIKIPYNDIEALEEALKQPNIAGLLAEPIQGEAGVVVPDNDYIPKAAALCKENNVLFIADEIQTGIARTGSLLAVCGDCTCEGNCERQSTYTKPDMLILGKALSGGAYPVSAVLADNHIMEVIKPGQHGSTYGGNPLACKVAIAALDVVQNEKLAQNARSLGVLFRAEMQKLVDEFDLFVKVRGKGLLNAVVINDSPDSDTAWRFCLSLKDNGLLAKPTHGNIIRFAPPLVMTEEQLLDCVRIIRETLINFTK, encoded by the coding sequence ATGATTGACAGTAAGAAAGCTATAGAGCTAGAAAACAAATATGGTGCACACAATTACCATCCCCTTCCGGTAGTACTTTCCAAGGGAAAGGGTGTTCACCTGTGGGATCCTGAAGGCAATCAATACTATGATTTTCTTTCTGCATATTCGGCCGTAAATCAAGGGCACAGCCACCCTGATATTCTTAAGGCCTTAACTGAACAGGCAAATACATTGAGCCTGACCTCAAGGGCGTTTTATAACAATGTGCTTGGTGAGTATGAAAAGTATGTGACTGAATATTTTGGTTTTGACAAGGTGCTCCCAATGAACACTGGTGCGGAAGGCGTTGAGACAGCTATAAAAATATGCCGGAAATGGGCGTATGAAAAAAAGGGAATTCCTGAGGAAGAGGCTCAGATCATAGTTTTAGAAAATAATTTTCATGGGCGTACTACAACAGTAATTTCTTTCTCAAATGATCCGGATGCAAGAAAAAATTTCGGGCCATACACACCAGGGTTTATCAAGATTCCATACAATGATATTGAAGCACTTGAAGAAGCTCTTAAGCAGCCAAATATAGCCGGCTTGCTGGCCGAGCCAATCCAGGGTGAAGCTGGTGTTGTAGTTCCGGATAATGACTACATACCAAAAGCAGCAGCCCTATGTAAAGAAAACAATGTCCTTTTTATAGCCGACGAAATTCAAACAGGTATTGCCCGTACTGGAAGCCTGCTGGCTGTATGCGGCGACTGCACATGTGAGGGTAATTGTGAACGTCAGTCAACCTATACCAAACCGGACATGCTCATCCTTGGAAAAGCATTATCGGGTGGAGCATATCCGGTGTCTGCAGTGTTAGCTGATAATCATATTATGGAGGTTATTAAACCAGGCCAGCATGGATCAACTTATGGCGGAAACCCTCTTGCATGTAAAGTAGCTATTGCCGCCTTGGATGTAGTTCAGAATGAGAAGCTGGCTCAAAATGCCCGCAGCCTGGGAGTACTCTTCCGGGCTGAGATGCAAAAACTTGTGGATGAGTTTGACTTATTTGTAAAGGTTCGCGGAAAAGGACTTCTGAATGCGGTAGTGATCAACGACTCGCCGGATAGCGATACCGCGTGGAGATTTTGCCTTTCTTTAAAAGACAATGGTCTCCTTGCCAAACCTACTCATGGAAATATTATTCGCTTTGCTCCGCCTCTTGTTATGACTGAAGAACAGCTCCTGGATTGTGTTCGCATAATTCGGGAAACGCTTATAAACTTTACGAAATAA
- a CDS encoding alpha/beta hydrolase-fold protein, with the protein MKQTIFFWPERCFQYVFILCFLIAYSGCSTPLSTDKKEPSTTNWDNRFRLNNGMVIDVFIPENYTPDSTYSLLLLNDGENMFGDFSWNMDQILQNLISSGDIRPVIAVAIHSRGKRNNWYIPYNDPWITSNWGPYKPKALNYAQDIFTEVIPFIDEKFSIDTTEVGILGASLGGLISTWMGLNFPEKIKYSAGLSGSLWVADYSIFSEVDGPYNSGQKFWFDIGTNEWNYYIPLYAELDRSGLMPGVQNFYYEVPNGAHFIEDWIQRIDLPLKVFFSTDKNPEPVSLEVVLECIPSQSSPGKYFRRMNPIITLSNQVKYSLAHTASYTLLSGDAELGSEGSFINNPDSEIEILVEYKTFSKTVEIPVGWCK; encoded by the coding sequence ATGAAGCAAACAATATTTTTCTGGCCCGAGAGATGTTTTCAGTATGTGTTTATCCTCTGCTTTCTTATCGCTTATTCCGGATGTTCCACTCCATTATCAACAGACAAAAAAGAACCGTCAACAACAAATTGGGATAACCGATTTCGGTTAAATAATGGAATGGTAATTGATGTCTTTATTCCAGAAAATTATACACCAGATTCCACCTACTCCCTTTTACTTCTGAATGATGGTGAGAATATGTTTGGGGATTTTTCCTGGAACATGGATCAGATTCTTCAAAACCTGATTTCAAGTGGGGACATCAGGCCCGTTATTGCTGTAGCTATTCACAGTCGGGGGAAAAGAAACAATTGGTATATACCCTACAATGACCCCTGGATTACATCAAACTGGGGACCATACAAACCAAAAGCCCTCAATTATGCGCAAGACATTTTTACCGAGGTGATTCCTTTTATAGACGAAAAGTTCTCCATTGACACCACTGAAGTTGGGATCTTGGGAGCGTCTCTTGGAGGACTGATCTCTACTTGGATGGGGCTTAATTTTCCTGAAAAAATAAAATATTCAGCCGGGCTATCGGGCTCGCTTTGGGTAGCTGATTACAGCATTTTCTCTGAGGTAGATGGACCTTATAATTCCGGGCAAAAATTTTGGTTTGATATAGGTACCAACGAATGGAATTATTACATCCCTTTATATGCTGAATTAGATCGGAGTGGATTGATGCCGGGCGTACAAAATTTTTATTACGAAGTACCAAACGGAGCTCATTTTATAGAAGATTGGATTCAAAGAATCGACCTTCCTTTAAAAGTCTTCTTCAGCACTGATAAAAACCCTGAACCAGTCTCTCTTGAAGTAGTTTTGGAATGTATTCCAAGCCAATCTTCTCCCGGAAAATATTTCAGAAGAATGAATCCCATAATAACACTCTCTAATCAGGTTAAATATTCACTAGCACATACTGCTTCATACACCCTTTTAAGTGGAGATGCAGAACTTGGTTCCGAAGGAAGCTTCATAAATAACCCTGACTCTGAAATTGAAATACTGGTTGAGTATAAGACGTTTTCAAAAACAGTTGAAATACCTGTTGGCTGGTGTAAATAA
- a CDS encoding toll/interleukin-1 receptor domain-containing protein, which translates to MVDFFISYNKQDSFMAQRLKGWLEEVGYSCMMQSGDFGTGSNFVLKMDEAAKKAKRTIAVLSPDYLASKFTQPEWAAAFAKDPTGEFQFLIPIRVRECSLEGLLSQIVYLDLVGLSAMEMKKKLLSDIDAIINKKRKPSDLKSSEKIMKQKPDSYIKQIAKGDGNIQVGRDYIQTDKKVIRKEIIPSEIHITEEDAFEVKRLVGVLSKISEEAGKGSSYGEWYSKLYNTFKVTSYKTIPKEKYPDVIKWLRQQIGIKRKTLRRPNNEAWRKQTYKSIYTKATQMGFSNKDVHKIANERLDLAKPITSLKDLKERKLDELYKIFQRM; encoded by the coding sequence ATGGTCGATTTTTTTATAAGCTACAACAAGCAAGACTCTTTTATGGCCCAACGCTTAAAGGGTTGGCTAGAGGAGGTGGGATATTCTTGCATGATGCAATCAGGGGACTTTGGCACTGGATCGAACTTTGTACTTAAAATGGATGAAGCTGCCAAAAAAGCCAAGCGAACGATTGCAGTTCTATCTCCGGATTATCTTGCTTCAAAATTTACACAACCGGAATGGGCAGCAGCTTTTGCGAAAGACCCAACCGGTGAGTTTCAATTTCTCATACCCATACGTGTAAGAGAATGTAGCTTAGAAGGGTTGCTCTCACAGATTGTGTATTTAGATCTAGTAGGTTTATCTGCAATGGAAATGAAGAAAAAACTCTTATCAGATATTGATGCGATTATTAATAAAAAGCGCAAACCCTCAGACCTGAAATCTTCTGAAAAAATAATGAAACAAAAACCTGACTCTTATATAAAGCAAATAGCTAAGGGAGATGGGAACATTCAAGTCGGTCGAGATTATATTCAGACGGATAAAAAAGTTATCAGAAAGGAGATAATACCATCGGAGATACATATTACTGAAGAAGATGCATTCGAGGTTAAAAGATTAGTAGGAGTTCTTTCTAAAATAAGTGAAGAAGCAGGAAAAGGTAGTTCATATGGCGAGTGGTACTCTAAGCTTTATAACACTTTCAAAGTCACTTCCTATAAGACAATACCGAAGGAAAAATATCCTGATGTTATTAAATGGCTTCGTCAACAAATCGGTATTAAAAGAAAGACATTAAGGAGACCAAATAATGAAGCTTGGAGAAAACAGACATATAAATCTATATATACTAAGGCAACTCAAATGGGGTTTTCGAATAAAGATGTTCATAAAATAGCCAATGAAAGGCTGGATTTAGCAAAACCAATTACTTCATTGAAAGATCTGAAGGAGAGGAAATTGGATGAGCTGTATAAAATTTTCCAAAGAATGTGA
- a CDS encoding helix-turn-helix transcriptional regulator, with protein MSSNVDIQKFSAMVKDKRGGIGLRETAKKIGDVSPSTLSRIEKGKIPDLDTFVKICQWLDVSPDEFVPGFSGKSIEDQMQGKPTSELIAFHLRADQAMSPDLVEALITMVKAAEKQ; from the coding sequence ATGTCTAGCAATGTCGATATTCAAAAATTTTCAGCTATGGTTAAGGATAAGCGTGGGGGTATTGGCTTAAGAGAAACCGCAAAGAAAATTGGGGATGTAAGTCCCTCTACTCTTTCAAGAATTGAAAAAGGAAAAATTCCTGATCTTGATACGTTTGTAAAAATCTGCCAGTGGCTCGATGTGTCTCCTGATGAGTTTGTTCCAGGCTTTAGTGGTAAATCAATAGAAGATCAGATGCAGGGCAAACCGACATCGGAATTGATCGCTTTTCATTTACGAGCCGACCAAGCTATGTCTCCTGATTTAGTCGAGGCTTTAATTACTATGGTTAAAGCCGCTGAAAAACAATAG
- a CDS encoding sensor histidine kinase — protein MRFNTLKKRIFISLILAMPSYTFLYLIRGYDFADMTLYSHLEYSVAVFLILIALFEMHTFKSKWLEGVLPWKQKVPQRLWVEIGLTAMITPAIVTPVMVLLYQTLWDMSVWFPGMIEYNLFALSFSLSIAAFVNADVIIKDWKKSLLENEILEKENAKARLSVLQAQISPHFLFNNFNVLNALIDEDPKLAQRYLDALSDIYRYVLNQKNEELVLLKDEIEFIKKYLFLLRIRFNEKLTCSISVNGHGDYRVPSATLQILVENAVKHNEISSRHPLNISIKVIDDEQLEVRNNLQPKKSSIKSTEVGLKNISDRYKYFTDKPVHIKKNELEFVVQIPIIKMTA, from the coding sequence ATGAGGTTTAATACCTTAAAAAAGAGAATCTTTATTTCCCTTATTCTTGCAATGCCTTCCTATACATTTTTGTATTTGATAAGAGGATATGATTTTGCTGATATGACTTTGTACTCACACCTGGAGTACTCGGTAGCTGTATTTCTGATTCTGATCGCATTATTCGAAATGCACACATTTAAAAGCAAGTGGCTGGAAGGAGTGTTGCCATGGAAGCAAAAAGTACCCCAAAGGTTGTGGGTTGAAATTGGGTTGACCGCAATGATTACTCCAGCCATTGTTACCCCTGTAATGGTTCTGCTCTACCAAACGCTTTGGGATATGAGTGTATGGTTTCCGGGTATGATTGAGTATAACCTCTTTGCACTTAGCTTTTCGTTGTCCATCGCTGCCTTTGTGAATGCTGATGTTATAATTAAAGACTGGAAGAAGTCATTACTGGAGAACGAGATTCTTGAAAAAGAAAATGCAAAAGCACGTCTAAGTGTGCTCCAGGCTCAAATAAGTCCTCATTTTTTGTTTAATAATTTCAATGTATTAAATGCTCTTATTGATGAAGACCCTAAATTAGCGCAGAGATATTTGGATGCTTTGAGTGACATTTACAGGTATGTGCTTAATCAAAAAAATGAAGAGCTGGTTTTGTTAAAGGATGAGATTGAGTTCATAAAGAAATACCTGTTTCTGCTTCGAATTCGGTTCAATGAAAAACTCACTTGCAGCATATCGGTAAATGGGCATGGAGATTACAGGGTGCCTTCAGCTACTTTACAGATATTGGTGGAAAATGCAGTTAAGCATAACGAAATATCATCCCGCCATCCTTTAAATATTTCGATCAAGGTTATTGATGATGAGCAGCTTGAGGTGAGAAATAATCTTCAGCCTAAAAAGAGTTCTATAAAAAGCACGGAGGTAGGTTTGAAGAATATTTCTGACCGGTATAAATATTTTACAGACAAGCCGGTTCATATTAAAAAGAATGAACTGGAGTTTGTGGTTCAGATACCTATAATTAAAATGACTGCATGA
- a CDS encoding mobile mystery protein A encodes MNYWDKKLIRKQLDKKLKKLKPLLKMAVPSGGWINAIREGLGMTLEELGSRVDLDRARVYRIEQAEVNGDVKLSTLKKMADGLGVKFVYGFVPEQDLEKIVREQALKIAKKRLNRIDHSMKLELQGVSDEEQEEALNDLVDKILVEEPKNFWD; translated from the coding sequence ATGAACTATTGGGATAAAAAGCTTATACGCAAACAGCTTGATAAGAAATTGAAGAAGCTTAAACCTCTCCTGAAAATGGCGGTGCCTTCTGGCGGATGGATAAATGCTATTCGTGAGGGATTGGGCATGACATTAGAAGAATTAGGTAGTCGAGTTGACCTTGACCGGGCACGGGTTTACAGGATTGAGCAAGCTGAAGTCAATGGTGATGTAAAACTCTCAACCTTGAAGAAAATGGCTGATGGGTTAGGGGTGAAGTTTGTCTATGGTTTTGTGCCAGAACAAGACCTTGAGAAAATAGTCCGTGAACAGGCCTTGAAAATTGCCAAAAAGCGATTGAATCGGATAGACCATTCAATGAAGTTAGAGCTTCAGGGAGTCTCTGATGAGGAGCAGGAGGAAGCTCTGAATGATCTGGTGGATAAAATTCTGGTCGAAGAACCTAAGAATTTTTGGGATTAG
- a CDS encoding lecithin retinol acyltransferase family protein, whose product MPVNNSKFQIGTVISVPKTFIKHVGIVTGNYHYGQPTVISNTPKYGKVVEHTLEDFLGGQELSIVSVPDNFMLGQRAVQKAYSLLERPYNLFSYNCEHLVSDAFSLKPQSPQLAGWSTAFIVGTGLLLTLTSKR is encoded by the coding sequence ATGCCGGTAAATAATTCAAAATTTCAGATTGGGACTGTTATTTCAGTGCCCAAAACGTTTATAAAGCATGTTGGGATCGTTACTGGTAATTATCATTACGGCCAACCAACTGTAATATCAAATACACCCAAGTATGGAAAAGTCGTAGAACATACACTTGAAGATTTTCTTGGCGGCCAAGAGCTTTCAATTGTGTCAGTCCCAGATAATTTCATGCTAGGACAGAGAGCTGTACAAAAAGCATACAGCTTACTAGAGCGTCCATATAATTTATTTTCCTACAATTGTGAGCATCTTGTTTCAGATGCTTTTTCTCTCAAGCCACAAAGTCCACAACTTGCGGGTTGGTCAACAGCCTTCATCGTAGGAACTGGATTACTTTTAACATTAACATCAAAAAGATAG
- a CDS encoding LytTR family DNA-binding domain-containing protein has product MMKILVCEDEAPASKQISKHIKEVQEDAEIIAAVETGEEALSVIRKHDLDLIFMDVELADGPCFETLDKIEINTPIIFTTAYDEYALKAFKLNSIDYLVKPISRDDIARGFQKYQKMKQTFDDGLAFKFAKEILHETNYKDRFLVKLGRKLFPLHIDEIAYFMASDKLVWLVTKEKKKYIVNFTLTELEEMLNPDVFFRLNRQFITHINSVKDLEPYFKGQVTVNLTPPVEDEIVISRNKTPELKDWLGV; this is encoded by the coding sequence ATGATGAAGATTCTAGTTTGCGAAGATGAGGCTCCTGCAAGTAAGCAGATTTCAAAGCACATAAAAGAAGTTCAGGAAGATGCTGAAATTATAGCTGCAGTGGAAACCGGTGAGGAAGCCTTATCCGTAATACGAAAGCACGATTTAGATCTGATTTTCATGGATGTAGAGCTGGCTGATGGTCCTTGTTTTGAAACCCTGGATAAAATCGAGATTAATACTCCGATTATATTTACCACTGCTTATGATGAATATGCGCTAAAGGCATTTAAGCTGAATAGTATAGATTATCTGGTTAAGCCCATTTCACGTGATGATATAGCAAGGGGTTTTCAGAAGTATCAAAAGATGAAACAGACATTTGATGACGGGCTGGCTTTCAAATTTGCTAAAGAGATACTGCATGAGACCAATTATAAAGACCGTTTTTTAGTCAAATTGGGCAGGAAATTATTTCCATTGCACATTGATGAAATCGCCTATTTCATGGCCAGTGACAAACTCGTATGGTTGGTCACAAAAGAGAAAAAGAAGTATATAGTTAACTTCACATTAACTGAACTGGAAGAAATGCTGAATCCGGATGTCTTTTTCAGGCTGAACCGGCAGTTTATCACCCACATAAATTCAGTTAAAGATCTGGAGCCTTATTTTAAAGGGCAGGTAACGGTAAATTTAACCCCTCCGGTTGAAGATGAGATCGTCATCAGCCGGAATAAAACCCCCGAACTAAAAGATTGGCTTGGGGTATAG
- a CDS encoding alpha/beta hydrolase-fold protein yields MSRKLTLIFSVGLFLINGLYAQQLNYIHHDFSLESEVLDETRSGKVFLPETVQEPLPVLYVLDGEWNHELVSGMVGHFVRWNRIPDMAVVSLDNINRTRDFTPTEDNQRYPGSGGAEKFLEFVEEELIPQMEQEYNLSDYRILFGHSFGGLFSLYTLKSQPELFEAYIAVSPSVWWKDRFMYGEYEFQELNNKPFVYATAGTNDRTNNTAIEEYVSFLEESGNADHLELYSNIHEGEDHFTNVSITLHEGLKKLFPVDKFEQESISAWNEGGKKAIQSWYEHSTSEYGYRFRLPEESIRTYAYNLHAGESKTKEAIELLQWLASVYDESYQVFYFLGAVAAEDGQKELAIQNYRKALEVGNMPPRMRTVIERNLAEVQKSNSGS; encoded by the coding sequence ATGAGCAGGAAATTAACTCTGATATTTTCAGTTGGCCTTTTTTTGATCAACGGGCTGTATGCGCAGCAATTGAACTACATACACCATGACTTTTCTTTAGAATCTGAAGTCTTGGATGAAACCAGGTCCGGTAAAGTATTTCTTCCAGAAACTGTTCAGGAGCCTCTTCCGGTTTTATATGTTTTAGATGGGGAATGGAATCATGAGTTAGTTTCCGGGATGGTTGGCCACTTTGTTCGGTGGAATCGAATTCCTGATATGGCAGTGGTAAGTCTGGATAACATTAACCGAACCAGGGATTTTACTCCGACAGAAGATAATCAGCGATATCCTGGGAGTGGTGGCGCTGAGAAATTTTTAGAATTTGTTGAGGAAGAGCTGATACCTCAAATGGAACAAGAGTATAATTTAAGTGACTACCGAATTCTGTTTGGCCATAGTTTTGGAGGATTATTTTCTCTGTATACATTGAAATCTCAGCCTGAGCTTTTTGAAGCTTACATAGCGGTAAGTCCGAGTGTGTGGTGGAAAGACCGGTTCATGTATGGAGAGTATGAATTCCAGGAGTTGAACAATAAACCTTTTGTATATGCGACTGCAGGAACCAATGACCGTACGAACAATACCGCTATAGAGGAATACGTATCATTTTTGGAAGAAAGCGGTAATGCGGATCACCTCGAATTATATTCGAATATTCATGAAGGAGAAGATCACTTTACTAACGTTTCCATTACGCTGCATGAGGGATTAAAAAAGCTATTTCCGGTTGATAAATTTGAGCAGGAATCAATTTCAGCCTGGAATGAAGGAGGCAAAAAGGCAATTCAATCCTGGTATGAACACTCAACCTCAGAATATGGATATCGCTTTCGGCTTCCAGAGGAGTCCATCAGAACCTATGCTTATAACCTTCATGCTGGTGAAAGCAAGACAAAAGAAGCTATAGAACTTTTGCAATGGCTGGCTTCTGTTTATGATGAAAGCTATCAAGTGTTCTATTTTCTGGGAGCTGTGGCTGCTGAGGATGGCCAAAAAGAATTGGCCATACAAAATTACCGGAAAGCACTGGAAGTAGGGAACATGCCACCAAGAATGCGGACGGTCATCGAGCGGAACTTAGCTGAAGTTCAAAAAAGTAACTCAGGATCATGA